Proteins encoded within one genomic window of Solea senegalensis isolate Sse05_10M linkage group LG11, IFAPA_SoseM_1, whole genome shotgun sequence:
- the rhoaa gene encoding rho-related GTP-binding protein RhoA-A yields the protein MAAIRKKLVIVGDGACGKTCLLIVFSKDQFPEVYVPTVFENYVADIEVDGKQVELALWDTAGQEDYDRLRPLSYPDTDVILMCFSIDSPDSLENIPEKWTPEVKHFCPNVPIILVGNKKDLRNDEHTRRELAKMKQEPVKSEEARDMANRINAFGYLECSAKTKDGVREVFEMATRAALQAKRRGKKSGCVLL from the exons ATGGCCGCAATCAGAAAGAAACTTGTGATAGTTGGAGATGGAGCCTGTGGTAAAACCTGTCTCCTCATAGTCTTCAGCAAAGATCAGTTCCCCGAGGTTTATGTGCCCACTGTGTTCGAAAACTATGTGGCAGACATTGAGGTGGATGGTAAACAG GTGGAGCTGGCTCTCTGGGACACAGCGGGTCAGGAGGACTACGACCGACTGAGGCCTCTCTCCTATCCAGACACAGACGTCATTCTCATGTGTTTCTCCATCGACAGCCCTGACAGTTTAG AGAATATTCCAGAGAAGTGGACTCCTGAGGTCAAGCATTTTTGCCCCAATGTGCCCATTATTCTTGTGGGAAACAAGAAAGACCTGCGGAACGATGAGCACACACGTCGAGAGCTAGCTAAGATGAAACAG GAACCGGTGAAGTCCGAGGAGGCGAGGGACATGGCCAACCGAATCAATGCCTTTGGTTACCTGGAGTGCTCGGCCAAGACGAAGGACGGCGTGAGGGAGGTGTTTGAAATGGCCACCAGGGCGGCGCTGCAGGCAAAGAGGCGAGGCAAGAAAAGCGGCTGCGTTCTTTTATAA
- the LOC122776877 gene encoding targeting protein for Xklp2-like: protein MADSDSGSAAERYEFDAPSHVIDLQELEKSENDDQWFEQKAGGADGQLYTASKSDWPFMRSNSPNVPRAIVTPQVKTDVDTVPGPSTSIPSNLVTSWPAGTVLQTLTNAPPRRRTAANQPPSQPRRVSKRKEATSSSAPPLKKNRMSPAAQPAQRTSGVLRRSGQLNSRTALRRSGRLNPKTGATASTSANTEPCSSEEQELERIRNLQKEVALHRKKNEASYKAALAGNPPPKKTVLSTTVPKEFHFNTDTRVKTTTSSSGAQREVDFMSQLRKPSSPAKGVRGATVPKPFNLSRGNKRKVDGTGAYVSMAEKIAQFQTRTPERYHLRSRQNQERGPSPVKGGHLKLTEPHTPHLMTRQRFRPPTVKSSAELEAEEVDKLHKFKFKALELNKKILERAEELKKPAVKEPTVPEGFELQIEKRLQERQKPQEEEEKPHTFKSQPLPKKILEGVVGIPEKRVLNPTVPESPAFALKNRVHVERKAEEVKQPSPIKAPPVPHFGLPFQPRLPESHHVELCPFSFEKRELERRALKEKKLEELRNEEVPQFKAQPLPHFDTVLLPEKKKLEPTKPEPFRLIADERGAVKSSRREHMLKEQQKQLQEAATFRARPNTVTHKEPFQPKKGERAAVAAEAFELSTERRARERQEYERVASEKEARRALMEEQQRQEDEQREKDHVVRLRQDQVHKAQPIRHYKPVAVKKSEVPLTIPHSPNFSDRFRL, encoded by the exons ATGGCCGACAGCGACTCTGGTAGCGCCGCTGAACGCTACGAGTTTGATGCTCCGTCCCATGTAATTGACTTGCAAGAGCTGGAGAAGAGCGAAAACGATGATCAATGGTTTG AACAAAAGGCTGGTGGAGCAGATGGTCAACTTTATACAGCTTCCAAATCCGACTGGCCCTTTATGAGAAGTAATTCGCCCAATGTGCCCCGGGCTATTGTAACTCCTCAAGTCAAGACGGATGTGGACACGG TTCCTGGACCATCCACGTCTATACCTTCAAACCTCGTCACATCCTGGCCAGCTGGAACTGTGTTGCAGACGCTAACCAATGCTCCTCCAAGGAGGAGGACGGCAGCAAATCAACCTCCTTCCCAACCACGCAG gGTTTCAAAACGTAAAGAAGCGACCAGCAGCTCTGCTCCACCgttgaagaaaaacagaat GAGTCCTGCTGCCCAACCAGCTCAAAGAACCAGCGGTGTCCTCCGCAGAAGTGGACAGCTCAATTCCAGGACTGCACTCCGAAGAAGTGGAAGGTTGAATCCCAAGACTGGGGCAACCGCTTCCACCAGTGCAAACACTGA GCCGTGTAGCTCAGAAGAACAGGAGCTGGAGCGCATCAGGAACCTCCAGAAAGAAGTGGCTCTGCACCGCAAGAAGAACGAGGCTAGCTACAAAGCTGCTCTGGCTGGAA ATCCACCACCAAAGAAAACTGTCCTGTCTACGACTGTGCCTAAAGAGTTCCACTTCAACACGGACACGCGTGTGAAGACGACCACTTCATCCAGCGGTGCACAGAGAGAAGTGGACTTTATGAGCCAGCTTCGTAAACCTTCGTCCCCT GCTAAGGGTGTTAGAGGTGCCACAGTACCGAAACCCTTCAATCTGTCGAGGGGCAACAAGAGAAAGGTGGATGGAACAGGAGCTTATGTGTCCATGGCTGAGAAGATAGCCCAGTTCCAGACGAGAACTCCTGAGCGCTACCATCTGCGCAGCCGTCAGAATCAAGAGAGAG gaCCATCTCCAGTAAAAGGTGGCCACCTGAAGCTCACTGAGCCTCACACCCCTCACCTGATGACCCGCCAGAGGTTTCGCCCGCCGACTGTTAAGAGCAGTGCTGAACTGGAGGCTGAGGAGGTGGACAAACTTCACAA GTTTAAATTCAAGGCCCTGGAGCTGAACAAGAAAATCCTGGAGCGtgcagaggagctgaagaagccGGCAGTGAAGGAACCCACGGTGCCTGAAGGCTTTGAGCTGCAGATTGAAAAAAGGCTGCAGGAGAGACAGAAGCcccaggaagaggaagagaagccACACACCTTTAAATCTCAACCTCTGCCCAAGAAGATCCTGGAAGGAGTCGTG GGAATACCAGAAAAGAGAGTTCTCAATCCAACTGTTCCAGAGTCTCCAGCTTTTGCTCTGAAGAACAGGGTTCATGTGGAACGTAAGGCCGAGGAA GTCAAACAGCCGTCACCAATCAAGGCTCCTCCGGTGCCTCACTTCGGCCTCCCCTTCCAGCCGCGGCTTCCAGAGAGCCACCATGTGGAGTTGTGTCCTTTCTCCTTTGAGAAGAGGGAACTAGAGAGGAGGGcactgaaagagaagaagctggaggagctgcGAAATGAAGAG GTTCCTCAGTTCAAAGCTCAGCCTCTGCCACACTTTGACACTGTGCTGCTCCCTgaaaagaagaagctggagcCCACAAAGCCTGAGCCCTTCAGACTGATTGCGGATGAACGTGGTGCTGTGAAGAGCAGTCGAAGGGAACACATG ctgaaagaacaacaaaaacaactccagGAAGCAGCAACATTCAGAGCCAGGCCTAACACAGTCACTCATAAAGAGCCTTTCCAGCCCAAAAAGGGGGAGCGGGCTGCAGTAG CTGCGGAGGCCTTCGAGCTGTCGACAGAGCGACGTGCTCGGGAGCGACAGGAGTATGAGAGAGTGGCCAGCGAGAAGGAGGCTCGCCGGGCGCTaatggaggagcagcagagacaggagGACGAGCAGCGGGAAAAAGATCATGTCGTCAGGCTGCGACAAGATCAG GTTCACAAAGCTCAGCCCATCAGGCATTACAAACCTGTAGCGGTGAAGAAGAGCGAAGTTCCCCTCACTATCCCACACTCTCCAAACTTCTCCGATCGCTTCCGCTTGTGA